The Rhodothermus marinus DSM 4252 DNA segment GATGGGCCTGCGGCTTCAGCGGCTCGAACGCGCTGCTGCTGGTCCGACGTGACGGGGCGCATTTTCTGACGGACGGTCGCTACACCACCCAGGCCGAACAGGAAGTGCAGGGCATTCCCCGACATGCGGCCGGCTCCGATCTCATGGGCTACGCAGTAGCGCAGGGACTGCTGGAAGGGGTGCGGCGCCTGCTTTACCAGGCCGACCACCTGACCTGCGCCCGCCTCCAGGCGTACCAGGAACTGCTTCCGGATGTCGAGTGGGTCGGCGTGGAAAACTGGCTGTGCGAGCTGACGGCGGTCAAGGACGAAACCGCTCTGCAGGCCATCCGCCAGGCTCAGGCCATCACGGAACAGGTCTTCGAAGAAATTCTGCCGCTGATCCGCCCGGGCGTCACCGAGCGCGAGCTGGCCGCCGAGATCGTCTACCGCCATCTGCGTCTGGGTGCCGAGCGCATGGCCTTCGAGCCGATCGTCGCCTCGGGGCCGAACAGCGCCCTGCCGCACGCCCGTCCCACCCATCGCGCCTTTGATGTGGGCGACGTGGTGCTCCTGGACTTCGGCTGCCACGTGGACGGCTACGCGTCCGACATGACCCGGACCGTCGTTATTGGCCCGCCTTCCCGAGAAGTCGAGCAGGTCTATGAAACGGTCCGTGCAGCCCAGGAGGCCGCACTGGCGATCGCCCGTGCCGGCATAACGGCCGCCGAGCTGGATCAGGCGGCCCGCGCGGTGATCGAAGCGGCCGGGTGGGGCGAGTACTTCACCCACAGCCTGGGCCACGGCGTCGGTCTGCAGGTGCATGAATGGCCACGGATCGCCTCCGGCAACGAGGAGGTGCTGCCTGTCGGTGCGGTCGTCACCATAGAGCCCGGCATCTACCTGCCCGGACGTTTCGGCATTCGCATCGAAGATCTGATTGTACTGAAGCCCGACGGCCACGAGAACCTCACCCGCCTGCCCCGTACGCTGCTCATCCTGTAAGCCATGCGCCGGGTGCTGCTCATCGCGTATTATTTTCCCCCGATGGGGCTCAGCGGCGTGCAGCGCATGGCCAAGTTCGCCCGCTACCTGCCGGACTACGGCTGGGAACCCATCGTGCTGACCGTCCACCCCGGCGGCTACTTCGCCTACGACGAGACGCTGCTGGCCGAAGTGAAAGCCGCCGGCGTTTCCATTCACCGGACCCTTTCCCTGGACCCGACCCGTCTGTTTCGAGGCCGAAAGCCGGTTCCATTGCCCGCTGAATCCATACGGCGACGCTGGAGTCGGCTCAACGGCTGGCTGTTCATACCGGACAACAAGATCGGATGGCTACCGCCAGCCGTCTGGACCGGCCGACGCCTGATCCGCTCGGCCCCGATCGACGTGATTTTTGCCTCGGCACCACCGGCCACGGCCCTGCTGATCGGCGCGCTGCTGCACCGGTGGAGTAGCCGCCCGCTCGTGCTCGACTATCGCGACGACTGGCTGGAAAACCCCCGCCAGATCTATCCCACCCGCTGGCATCGCCGGCTGCATGCCCGCCTGGAGCGGTGGACACTTCGACACGCCGCCTGCGTCACCACGATCAACCCGCACTTGCAACAGGCAATCGCACGGCGCATGCCGCCCGGGGGGCCGTCCGTCCATGTGATTCCGCACGGGTTCGATCCGGCCGACTTCGAGGCTGTGGCCCCGGAGCCGCGCTCTGACCGCAAACTGCGCCTGCTCTACAGCGGCGTGTTCTACGATGCCCAGCAGCCGGACGACTTTCTCCGGGCGCTGGCCCGGTGGCTGGCGGAGCAGCCTGAGGCACGCGCCCACATAGAGGCCGTTTTCGTCGGACTCGTTCCACCCCACACGCCCGCGCTGATCGACCGGCTGGGGCTGCACGATGTGGTGACGCTGCGCGGATACCTGCCACATCGCGAGGCCATTGCTGCATTGAAGGCAGCCGATGTGCTCTGGCTGACGGTCGGCGAACAGCCGGGCGCTGCCGGCATCAGTACGAGCAAGCTGTTCGAATACATTGGAACCCGCAAGCCCATTCTGGCGCTGATACCGGAAGGGGTAGGGCGGCAGGTACTCGCCGAGTACGGCGCGGCTTACCTGACACCCCCGCACGACGTGGAAGCCATCGTGCAGGCGCTGCAGCGTCTGTACGAAGACTGGAAAAGCGACCGGCTGCCGAGCGGAAATGCTTCGATAGTGGCACGATACGATCGACGGCGGCTTGCCGGTCAGCTGGCTGCCCTTCTGGAAGAAACCTTGCAACAGACATGCAAAAGCGCCTGAAAATTGCCAGCCGCTTCGAAGAAATGGAACAGGCGCTGCTCCAGATCGAAGCGCTGGTGCGCACCCTTCATTTTTCCCCCGAACTGATCGACCGGCTGCTGGTCGTGGCCAGCGAGGCCATCACCAACGCCATTCGTCATGGCAACCGCGAAGATCCCTCCAAGCAGGTGCACATCACCCTGGACACCCGAGACGACACCGTCGAACTCTGCGTGGAAGACGAAGGACCGGGTTTCGATCGCGAACGCATTCCCCGCTACAATCCGAACGACCCCGAAATGCTGCTCCGTCCCTACGGACGCGGACTTTTCCTGATGGAAGAGCTGGCCGACGAGGTTTTCTACGAAGACGGTGGGCGACGCGTGCGCATGCGCCTGCACCGCCGCTAATCGAGTTTGACCCACTCGAAGTCGAAACGCCGGAACCAGGTGAGCTGGCGCTTTGCGTACCGCCGGGTGTTGCGCTGAATCAGGCGCCGCATGGTTTCCCGGTCGTAAGCCCCCTGCAGATAGCCTATGACCTCCTCGTACCCGATCGTGCGCAGCACGTCCAGCTCCGGACTGTAGCCGGCCTCCAGAATCCCACGGACTTCCTCGACCAGCCCGGCCTCCAGCATCTGATCCACCCGGCGATTGATCCGCTCGTAGAGCACAGGCCGATCACGATAAAGCACGATGGTTCGAAACGTGTAGGGCGAAGGTCTGTGGTGCCGGTGGTAATAGGTGATGGGCCGGCCGGTGCCATGATAGACTTCCAGCGCCCGGATGACCCGCTGCGTCTTGGTGGGATCCAGGCGAGCGGCGGCCTCCGGGTCGACGCGCTGCAATTCGGCGTAGAGGGCTTCCGGTCCCTCGGTGCGAAGCCGTTCGTTGAGCCGGCGACGGACGGCCGGATCGACGTCGGGGATTTCCGCCAGCCCGAACTGCAGCGCGTAGAGGTAGAGTGTGGAACCGCCTACCACGAGCGGGACGTGTCCGCGGGACAGGATTTCGCCAATGCGCTCCCATGCGGCAAAGGCGAAGTGCCCGGCCGAAAACGGCTCGTCCAGATCAAGCTCGTCGATAAAGTGATGCCGCACGCGCTGAAGTGCCTCGTGAGGCGGTTTGGCCGTCCCAATGGTCATCTGGCGATAGATCTGGCGGCTGTCGGCCGAGATGATTTCGGCCTGCAACGCTTCGGCCAGCTCCAGACTCAGATCCGTCTTGCCGACCGCCGTCGGTCCGGCCAGAATCAGGAACGGTCCCTGCTCGGACAGATGTCGCCGTTGCCAGGCGGCCAGTTCGGTAAGGATTTCCTTTGGAGCGGTCATTTTTCTCTGGAAAACCGGAAAACTTTTTACACGTAGGGCTTGCGCACGGCGGCACAATTTTTATAATTGGTTAACAGGAACGTGGCGGAAGCGATTTTCTTCAGGACGATCGGGAGATCATGGACTGGGTCTATCAGGTCATCGGGGTGTTGCTGGCACTGGCGCCCATGATCGTGGGAACGATCCTGTGGCACTTCATCTGGAAGAACAACGATTCCGGCTCGTCACAGGACCCTCCGCCTCCGGGTGATCCGTGGCGGCGGCCGGTACCGCCTCCGCCAAAGTTGCACGGCGATCGGGGGCCGCGTTCGCCCGAGCGGCCGCGCGTGACCATGCCGCGCAGGCCCGTCCGTCTTTTACGCTGAAGTCTGCTTCAGGCGCCGGTTTCAGAGGTGCACGTAGTCGGCGGCGTTGTCGTCGAGAAAGTCCTGCTGGTGCACGTAAACCATCGTGGTCTGGATGTCCGCGTGCCGTGCCTGAGTCCGCACCTTGTGCAGCGGCGCGCCGCCCTGTACGGCCAGCGTGATCCCCGTGTGTCGGAGCGTATGCGCGCCGATACGTCGATCCAGTCCGATCTCCCTGGCCAGTCGTGCCACGATGTTGTAGATGCTCTGCGCCGAAAGCCGCCGGCCCCGTGAGTTGTTCGAGAAGCTGCGCCAGACCGGACCCCGTGCTTCGCCATAAAAGGCCGCCAGCCGCTCGAGCGACGTCATGCAGTGCGGCGGGATTTTGACGATTTCCTCGGTGCCTTTCTTTGTGCGCGGCAGCCGGAGCACGTAGTGCGCACCGATCTTGCGAATGTGCTCGAAGTTCATGGCGGCCGCCTCGCTGCGTCGCAGCCAGCAGTAGAGTAGCACGCGCACAAGCGCTTCGTCCCGAATGCCCGTGCGGGGATGCGCCCGCGCCGCCTCCAGCATCTGACGAGCCTCCTCGCGCGAAAGCGTCACGATGTGGCGCTCTTTCGAGGCGCGGGGCAACTGCACCAGGAGCCGGACCACCGGCGAGCGGTCGACCAGTTCGACGGCCTCGGCCCATTTGAAGAACGAACTGACCGAGGAGATCTTACGCCGGAGCGTATTTTCGGCGCAACCGCTGCGTTTGAGGTGCTCGATGTAAAGGTTGACGTGCGCGAAGGTGACTTTGCTTACGTTCTCCAGCGAAAGCCGTCCGTCTTCGAAAAAAAGGCCGAAGAATTCCTCCAGGTCGTTGCGGTAAGCGCGGCGGGTGTTCTCCGAGCGGCAGCGCGAAAGAAACAGCGGCAACAGATCGTCGGCAAAGGCGCTGGCTGCAGGCAGCGGTAGTTTTTCGGGCAGCATAGGCCGGTCTCGTCTGGTTTGTGGGTCAACTTAACAAAAAAGCAGCCCGCATGCCAGTTTTGGGCCATCGGTGCGCTTCGAAGAAAGCCGTTGAGCATTCAGGTTTTCGTTTTTTAGGTTGAAGCCAACCAAATGTTCTGACAGGACTATCCATGAAGTGGCTCCGAAACTGGTGGCGGCGGGTGCGACACGACCCTGAATGGCTGCGTCGCCTGTTGAACCTGTACCCGCCATACCTCGGGGCGGGCGTGCGCGTGCGCTCCATCTCGCCGGATTTTCGGCGCGTCGAAGTGGAAATGCCGCTGCGCTGGTTCAATCGAAACTACGTGGGCACGCACTTCGGCGGCAACCTCTACAGCATGGTCGATCCGTTCTATATGCTGATGCTCATCAACATTCTGGGTCCGGCGTATGTCGTATGGGATCAGGCGGCCGAGATCGTCTTCCGGAGGCCGGGGCGCGGTACGGTGCGGGCCGTGTTCACACTGACCGACGCGCAGATCGAAGCGATTCGCCGAGAGACCGCTTCCGGCCGGCCCTATCGTCCACGCTTCACCGTGCAGATCACCGACCCGGCGGGCAACGTGGTGGCCGAAGTTATCAAAGTGCTTTACGTGCGCCGAAAAGAAGCAGTCGGGTAGATTGTTTCTCAAAGGGCGTCCTGCTGTCGCGTGGCGTCCACCAGTCGTTTTCCTACCTGATCAAGATTGAATCGCTGGAAATAGGCAATCAGATCATTGTCCGCAAGGTTACCGATTTGCCATACCAGAGAGTCCAGATGGATCATCGTTACAGGCAGCGTGCGCTGCAACTCCTGGAGCACCTGATTCCAGAAGAACCGGATCGCTTCGTCGTCAAGGTTGCGTCTGGTAAGACGGCGCGTGAGCATGCGCACCCGAAAGTCCACCGGAATGGGAATCTTTTCGAAGGAAAAATTTCTTTCTCCTGCGATCAGGAA contains these protein-coding regions:
- a CDS encoding tyrosine-type recombinase/integrase; the protein is MLPEKLPLPAASAFADDLLPLFLSRCRSENTRRAYRNDLEEFFGLFFEDGRLSLENVSKVTFAHVNLYIEHLKRSGCAENTLRRKISSVSSFFKWAEAVELVDRSPVVRLLVQLPRASKERHIVTLSREEARQMLEAARAHPRTGIRDEALVRVLLYCWLRRSEAAAMNFEHIRKIGAHYVLRLPRTKKGTEEIVKIPPHCMTSLERLAAFYGEARGPVWRSFSNNSRGRRLSAQSIYNIVARLAREIGLDRRIGAHTLRHTGITLAVQGGAPLHKVRTQARHADIQTTMVYVHQQDFLDDNAADYVHL
- a CDS encoding ATP-binding protein, whose protein sequence is MQKRLKIASRFEEMEQALLQIEALVRTLHFSPELIDRLLVVASEAITNAIRHGNREDPSKQVHITLDTRDDTVELCVEDEGPGFDRERIPRYNPNDPEMLLRPYGRGLFLMEELADEVFYEDGGRRVRMRLHRR
- a CDS encoding glycosyltransferase family 4 protein, which encodes MRRVLLIAYYFPPMGLSGVQRMAKFARYLPDYGWEPIVLTVHPGGYFAYDETLLAEVKAAGVSIHRTLSLDPTRLFRGRKPVPLPAESIRRRWSRLNGWLFIPDNKIGWLPPAVWTGRRLIRSAPIDVIFASAPPATALLIGALLHRWSSRPLVLDYRDDWLENPRQIYPTRWHRRLHARLERWTLRHAACVTTINPHLQQAIARRMPPGGPSVHVIPHGFDPADFEAVAPEPRSDRKLRLLYSGVFYDAQQPDDFLRALARWLAEQPEARAHIEAVFVGLVPPHTPALIDRLGLHDVVTLRGYLPHREAIAALKAADVLWLTVGEQPGAAGISTSKLFEYIGTRKPILALIPEGVGRQVLAEYGAAYLTPPHDVEAIVQALQRLYEDWKSDRLPSGNASIVARYDRRRLAGQLAALLEETLQQTCKSA
- the miaA gene encoding tRNA (adenosine(37)-N6)-dimethylallyltransferase MiaA, giving the protein MTAPKEILTELAAWQRRHLSEQGPFLILAGPTAVGKTDLSLELAEALQAEIISADSRQIYRQMTIGTAKPPHEALQRVRHHFIDELDLDEPFSAGHFAFAAWERIGEILSRGHVPLVVGGSTLYLYALQFGLAEIPDVDPAVRRRLNERLRTEGPEALYAELQRVDPEAAARLDPTKTQRVIRALEVYHGTGRPITYYHRHHRPSPYTFRTIVLYRDRPVLYERINRRVDQMLEAGLVEEVRGILEAGYSPELDVLRTIGYEEVIGYLQGAYDRETMRRLIQRNTRRYAKRQLTWFRRFDFEWVKLD
- a CDS encoding M24 family metallopeptidase, which translates into the protein MTAARIARIQERLSQTDADAALISALPDIRWACGFSGSNALLLVRRDGAHFLTDGRYTTQAEQEVQGIPRHAAGSDLMGYAVAQGLLEGVRRLLYQADHLTCARLQAYQELLPDVEWVGVENWLCELTAVKDETALQAIRQAQAITEQVFEEILPLIRPGVTERELAAEIVYRHLRLGAERMAFEPIVASGPNSALPHARPTHRAFDVGDVVLLDFGCHVDGYASDMTRTVVIGPPSREVEQVYETVRAAQEAALAIARAGITAAELDQAARAVIEAAGWGEYFTHSLGHGVGLQVHEWPRIASGNEEVLPVGAVVTIEPGIYLPGRFGIRIEDLIVLKPDGHENLTRLPRTLLIL
- a CDS encoding DUF4442 domain-containing protein, translated to MKWLRNWWRRVRHDPEWLRRLLNLYPPYLGAGVRVRSISPDFRRVEVEMPLRWFNRNYVGTHFGGNLYSMVDPFYMLMLINILGPAYVVWDQAAEIVFRRPGRGTVRAVFTLTDAQIEAIRRETASGRPYRPRFTVQITDPAGNVVAEVIKVLYVRRKEAVG